The Archangium lipolyticum genome contains a region encoding:
- a CDS encoding SDR family oxidoreductase gives MENIQGWTALVTGAGSGIGEACALALSQAGAKLVLAGRRGERLEKLAAKLQTPAHPLVLDVRSRKDVESSLAALPAGFGEVDILVNNAGLALGQDPAHQMSLDDWEAMVDTNCKGLLYVTHTLLPGMVKRNRGHIVNLGSVAATYPYPGGNVYGATKAFVHQFSQNLKADLAGTRVRVTDVQPGMVETDFSLVRFRGDEERARKVYQGMEALTSEDIADIVAWCVTRPARVNINVVEVMPADQGFGPFNIKRR, from the coding sequence ATGGAAAACATTCAGGGATGGACGGCCCTCGTCACCGGGGCCGGTTCGGGCATTGGCGAGGCGTGTGCGCTCGCGCTCTCCCAGGCGGGAGCGAAGCTGGTGCTGGCGGGGCGCCGGGGCGAGCGGCTCGAGAAGCTGGCGGCGAAGCTCCAGACGCCCGCCCACCCGCTGGTGCTGGACGTGCGCTCGCGCAAGGACGTCGAGTCCTCGCTCGCCGCCCTGCCCGCCGGGTTCGGCGAGGTGGACATCCTCGTCAACAACGCGGGCCTGGCCCTGGGGCAGGACCCCGCCCATCAGATGTCGCTGGATGACTGGGAAGCGATGGTGGACACCAACTGCAAGGGCCTGCTCTACGTGACGCACACGCTGCTGCCCGGGATGGTGAAGCGCAACCGCGGGCACATCGTGAACCTCGGCTCCGTGGCCGCCACCTACCCCTACCCCGGCGGCAACGTCTACGGCGCGACCAAGGCCTTCGTGCACCAGTTCTCGCAGAACCTGAAGGCCGACCTCGCGGGCACGCGCGTGCGCGTCACCGACGTGCAGCCCGGCATGGTGGAGACCGACTTCTCCCTCGTCCGCTTCAGGGGAGACGAGGAGCGGGCGCGCAAGGTCTACCAGGGCATGGAGGCGCTCACGTCGGAGGACATCGCGGACATCGTCGCGTGGTGTGTCACCCGCCCCGCCCGCGTGAACATCAACGTCGTCGAGGTCATGCCCGCCGACCAGGGCTTCGGCCCCTTCAACATCAAGCGGCGCTAG
- a CDS encoding site-specific DNA-methyltransferase, translated as MERHPPQGQRTVHCEDALAWLEARGVLEGCSLITSMPDMSEFPSLTLAGWKEWFVRTASLVLSRCPDDGVTIFYQTDVKKDGTWVDKGYLVQKAAEQSGHSLLWHKVVCRAPPGNITFGRPAYSHMLCFSRGLRLDLSKSTADVLPQAGEVTWTRGMGVQACLVACRFVLENTSTRTIVDPFCGHGSVLAVANSLGLDAVGVELSRKRAKKARALRFPFGDEGPSDEEGPDAES; from the coding sequence GTGGAGCGCCATCCTCCCCAGGGTCAGCGGACGGTCCACTGCGAGGATGCACTCGCGTGGCTGGAGGCGCGGGGCGTGCTCGAGGGGTGCTCGCTCATCACCTCGATGCCGGACATGTCCGAGTTCCCCTCGCTCACCCTGGCCGGGTGGAAGGAGTGGTTCGTCCGCACCGCCTCGCTCGTCCTCTCGCGCTGCCCCGACGACGGCGTCACCATCTTCTACCAGACCGACGTCAAGAAGGACGGGACGTGGGTCGACAAGGGTTACCTCGTCCAGAAGGCCGCGGAGCAGTCCGGCCACTCGCTGCTGTGGCACAAGGTGGTGTGCCGCGCGCCGCCGGGCAACATCACCTTCGGGCGGCCCGCGTACTCGCACATGCTGTGCTTCTCGCGAGGCCTGCGCCTGGACCTCTCGAAGTCCACGGCCGATGTGCTCCCCCAGGCCGGCGAGGTGACGTGGACCCGGGGCATGGGCGTGCAGGCGTGTCTCGTCGCCTGCCGCTTCGTGCTGGAGAACACGTCCACCCGCACCATCGTGGACCCGTTCTGCGGCCACGGCTCCGTGCTCGCCGTCGCCAACTCGCTGGGACTGGATGCCGTGGGCGTCGAGCTCAGCCGCAAGCGGGCGAAGAAGGCCCGGGCGCTCAGGTTTCCGTTCGGCGACGAAGGCCCCTCGGACGAGGAGGGCCCGGACGCGGAGTCTTGA
- a CDS encoding alpha/beta fold hydrolase: MNWREYQARQRVVELGSRFISYVDEGRGAPLVLLHGIPTWGFLWSGLLPALSMTHRVLIPDLLGYGFSDRRDDFDRSIARQAEALDAWMDRLGVTDAILVGHDIGGGVAQHLAVRFPRRVSRLCLMNSICFDSWPTEWMMQLGHPSVARRLSARAVQRVLRMALKRTGFATVPPQGVLEGLLAPYETEVGKVSLVRDAAALNTNLTMELVPRLGHMAVPTRVIWGVDDVYQPVKWGERLAWEIPGARLVRVANARHYVMWDQPHAVMTALYEFLGMEERPRLEGVVEGPLI, from the coding sequence ATGAACTGGCGCGAATACCAGGCGAGACAGCGGGTGGTGGAGCTGGGCTCGCGCTTCATCAGCTACGTGGACGAGGGGCGGGGCGCGCCGCTGGTGCTGCTGCACGGGATTCCCACGTGGGGCTTCCTGTGGAGCGGGTTGCTGCCGGCGCTGTCGATGACGCACCGGGTGCTGATTCCGGACCTGCTGGGGTACGGGTTCTCGGACCGGCGGGACGACTTCGATCGCTCCATCGCGCGGCAGGCGGAGGCGCTGGATGCGTGGATGGACCGGCTGGGGGTGACGGACGCCATCCTCGTGGGGCACGACATCGGCGGAGGCGTGGCGCAGCACCTGGCGGTCCGGTTCCCCCGGCGGGTGTCGAGGCTCTGCCTGATGAACAGCATCTGCTTCGACTCGTGGCCCACCGAGTGGATGATGCAGCTGGGGCACCCGAGCGTGGCGAGGCGGCTGTCAGCGCGCGCGGTGCAGCGGGTGTTGAGGATGGCGCTGAAGCGGACGGGGTTCGCGACGGTCCCGCCGCAGGGCGTGCTGGAGGGGCTGCTGGCACCGTACGAGACGGAGGTGGGGAAGGTCTCCCTGGTGCGCGACGCGGCGGCGCTGAACACGAACCTGACGATGGAACTGGTGCCGAGGCTGGGTCACATGGCGGTGCCCACGCGGGTGATCTGGGGCGTGGACGACGTCTATCAGCCGGTGAAGTGGGGCGAGCGGCTGGCGTGGGAGATACCGGGCGCGAGGCTGGTCCGGGTGGCGAACGCGAGGCACTACGTCATGTGGGACCAGCCGCACGCGGTGATGACGGCGCTGTACGAGTTCCTCGGCATGGAGGAACGGCCGCGGCTGGAGGGGGTCGTGGAAGGGCCGTTGATTTGA
- a CDS encoding halocarboxylic acid dehydrogenase DehI family protein has translation MAGPKQVSEREAHGDVERVLHEMRRTLRVTGLDVTVRTWARFERFLVGMWEAMGPNAETRAFESAADEVRAWAVDAAERQGPLGAWDAVTLGESQRYHLRGALELYHYLDPKMLVFTSAVQLALRDEPVGTLQPLGSAERIERGAPARMMAMEWVPEPVEDARLRGLFKDIQETVGPPSLPGDFRGLGLWPEYLEAAWARLKPRMKGEEWARASDALLALSRRLARSLPYEVALSRERLEVLHEDAEVIHRMTAQFEWRLPVLVLAMATLVCDVRDVERRLPFPAEARLVPDFVVAGELR, from the coding sequence ATGGCCGGACCGAAGCAGGTGAGCGAGCGCGAGGCCCACGGGGACGTGGAGCGGGTGCTGCACGAGATGCGGCGGACGCTGCGGGTGACGGGGTTGGACGTGACGGTGCGCACGTGGGCGCGCTTCGAACGCTTCCTGGTCGGCATGTGGGAGGCGATGGGGCCGAACGCGGAGACGCGGGCCTTCGAGTCGGCGGCGGACGAGGTGCGCGCGTGGGCGGTGGACGCGGCGGAGCGCCAGGGTCCGCTGGGCGCCTGGGACGCGGTGACGCTGGGCGAGAGCCAGCGCTACCACCTGCGCGGGGCGCTGGAGCTGTACCACTACCTCGATCCGAAGATGTTGGTGTTCACCTCGGCGGTGCAGCTGGCGCTGCGGGACGAGCCCGTGGGCACGTTGCAGCCGCTGGGGAGCGCGGAGCGCATCGAGCGGGGCGCTCCGGCGCGGATGATGGCGATGGAGTGGGTGCCGGAGCCGGTGGAAGACGCGCGGCTGCGCGGCCTCTTCAAGGACATCCAGGAGACGGTGGGGCCGCCCTCGCTGCCGGGGGATTTCCGGGGGCTGGGGCTGTGGCCGGAGTATCTGGAGGCGGCATGGGCGCGGCTGAAGCCGAGGATGAAGGGCGAGGAGTGGGCCCGCGCCAGTGACGCGCTGCTGGCCCTGTCGCGGCGGCTGGCGCGGAGCCTGCCGTACGAGGTGGCGCTGTCCAGGGAGCGCCTGGAGGTGCTGCACGAGGACGCGGAGGTCATCCATCGGATGACGGCCCAGTTCGAGTGGAGGCTGCCCGTGCTGGTGCTCGCGATGGCGACGCTGGTGTGTGACGTGAGGGACGTGGAGCGGCGGCTGCCCTTCCCGGCCGAGGCGCGGCTGGTGCCGGACTTCGTGGTGGCGGGGGAGCTGCGATGA
- a CDS encoding Dyp-type peroxidase → MALPHLREVVSSIHAELSAASGLHVVLGLESSLLREAPPAPPALLPRQGPTARFPSTQAHVLVQVSAEERERLLWSLRRVLALSQAVLSLEEEVLGGRIGEGRDAFGFRDGLLRPTPEQVRATALIPSGAMAGASWLLYLRFQQDLDLFSHLKPQAQERVVGRTHDGELVVDPPAEAHILRARAAGAGENQLLIRRGFPFRHAGEEGLVFMAAAADPDAYRRSLDALLGAGGQTPDAMLRYATAVSGGVYLAPPLNWFHSAAPGGGVP, encoded by the coding sequence ATGGCCCTACCACACTTGCGCGAGGTGGTCTCGTCCATCCACGCCGAGCTGAGCGCGGCCAGCGGCCTGCACGTGGTGCTCGGCCTGGAGTCCTCGCTGCTGCGCGAGGCCCCTCCGGCCCCACCCGCGCTGCTGCCTCGCCAGGGCCCCACGGCCCGCTTCCCTTCCACCCAGGCCCACGTGCTCGTCCAGGTGAGCGCGGAGGAGCGCGAGCGCCTGCTGTGGTCCCTGCGGCGTGTCCTCGCGCTCTCCCAGGCGGTGCTCTCCCTCGAGGAGGAGGTGCTCGGCGGCCGCATCGGCGAGGGGCGCGACGCCTTCGGCTTCCGCGACGGCCTGCTGCGCCCCACCCCCGAGCAGGTGCGCGCCACCGCGCTCATCCCCTCGGGTGCCATGGCGGGTGCCTCGTGGCTCCTCTACCTGCGCTTCCAGCAGGACCTGGACCTCTTCAGCCACCTCAAGCCGCAGGCCCAGGAGCGCGTGGTGGGCCGCACCCATGACGGAGAGCTCGTCGTGGATCCGCCCGCCGAGGCCCACATCCTCCGGGCCCGCGCGGCGGGCGCCGGGGAGAACCAGCTCCTCATCCGCCGCGGCTTTCCCTTCCGGCACGCGGGCGAGGAGGGGCTCGTCTTCATGGCCGCCGCGGCGGACCCGGACGCCTACCGGCGCTCGCTCGACGCCCTGCTGGGCGCGGGGGGACAGACACCGGACGCGATGCTCCGCTACGCCACCGCCGTGAGCGGAGGCGTGTACCTCGCGCCTCCGCTCAACTGGTTCCACTCCGCCGCGCCAGGGGGGGGCGTCCCATGA
- a CDS encoding response regulator, protein MRVLVLDLDTRVSRALERTLRVLGHEVRCPTSAAEARAALQADPAVDIILAAQHLEPGERGTEFLRWAETHVPQARRVLISGTHCPPDFVEQPGLQWFQAKPFGRRELEALLRAPRPTQESP, encoded by the coding sequence ATGAGGGTGCTCGTCCTGGACCTGGATACCCGGGTCTCGCGCGCGCTGGAGCGCACCCTGCGGGTGCTCGGGCACGAGGTGCGCTGCCCCACCTCCGCCGCCGAGGCCCGCGCCGCCCTCCAGGCGGACCCGGCCGTGGACATCATCCTCGCCGCGCAGCACCTGGAGCCCGGCGAGCGCGGCACCGAGTTCCTGCGCTGGGCGGAGACACACGTCCCCCAGGCGCGCCGCGTGCTCATCTCCGGCACGCACTGCCCTCCCGACTTCGTCGAGCAGCCTGGCTTGCAGTGGTTCCAGGCCAAGCCCTTCGGCCGCCGGGAGCTGGAGGCACTGCTGCGCGCTCCACGTCCAACCCAAGAAAGTCCGTAA